A section of the Leptospira kobayashii genome encodes:
- a CDS encoding GNAT family N-acetyltransferase, with amino-acid sequence MTKTFTNIVCETSFFSFNKEEWNRLVPEDSLFQEWEFLSTLESSGCIGRSGDWDIRILSYREAGVLLGVLPFYKRKDSYGEYIFDFQWADAFHRAGIPYYPKYSSAVPFTPVTGSRVLVSPDITEEEKLIEIQKSLLDALVSKGEEESVSSVHVLFCKEEELKSGKLSGFVPRITHQYHWFNKDFQSFEDYLATLVKDRRKTIKQERKRIAALPIRIETLVGEAILKEHADIFYTFYQDTHSRKWGQAYLNHRFFQTIFEVMKHRIHLVLASDESGKPIGGSFNFYRGDYLFGRYWGATSHIPNLHFECCYYQLIEFAIRNKMKRVEAGAQGEHKFLRGYEAVPMYSMHYIYNKSGRQAIYHYLEKEILMEEANIKEYNHHSPIKSLRNGDGNGN; translated from the coding sequence GTGACGAAAACTTTCACCAATATCGTTTGCGAAACGAGTTTCTTTTCCTTTAACAAGGAAGAATGGAATCGCCTTGTTCCGGAAGATTCCCTGTTTCAGGAATGGGAGTTTTTATCGACTCTGGAGTCTTCCGGTTGCATTGGAAGATCGGGGGATTGGGACATTCGAATTCTTTCTTACCGTGAAGCGGGCGTTCTCTTGGGGGTTTTGCCTTTTTATAAAAGAAAAGATTCCTACGGAGAATATATTTTCGATTTCCAATGGGCGGATGCATTCCATCGGGCAGGTATTCCTTATTATCCCAAATATTCTTCCGCTGTCCCATTTACACCTGTTACAGGGTCAAGAGTTTTGGTATCTCCTGATATTACAGAAGAAGAAAAACTGATAGAGATTCAAAAATCCCTTTTGGATGCGCTTGTTTCCAAAGGGGAAGAAGAATCCGTTTCTTCGGTTCATGTTTTATTTTGTAAAGAAGAAGAATTGAAAAGCGGCAAGTTGTCCGGTTTTGTTCCGAGAATCACTCACCAATACCATTGGTTCAATAAAGACTTTCAAAGTTTTGAAGATTATCTTGCCACCCTTGTCAAAGACAGACGCAAAACCATCAAACAAGAACGTAAAAGAATTGCGGCACTTCCCATTCGAATAGAAACCCTAGTGGGGGAAGCAATTCTAAAAGAACACGCAGATATTTTCTACACTTTCTATCAGGATACCCATTCCCGAAAATGGGGACAAGCCTACCTGAACCATCGATTTTTCCAAACCATATTCGAAGTGATGAAACATAGAATCCATTTGGTGCTCGCAAGTGATGAATCCGGAAAACCGATCGGAGGAAGTTTTAATTTTTACAGGGGGGATTATCTTTTCGGAAGGTATTGGGGAGCCACTTCCCATATTCCCAATCTGCATTTCGAATGTTGCTATTATCAGTTGATTGAATTTGCAATTCGGAATAAAATGAAACGTGTGGAAGCAGGAGCACAAGGGGAACATAAATTTCTCAGGGGATACGAAGCGGTTCCCATGTACAGTATGCACTATATTTACAATAAATCCGGAAGACAGGCGATTTATCATTATCTGGAAAAAGAAATTCTTATGGAAGAAGCCAATATCAAAGAATACAATCATCATTCACCCATCAAATCCTTACGCAACGGAGATGGAAATGGCAACTAA
- a CDS encoding exodeoxyribonuclease VII small subunit, with protein sequence MSDKKQITFEDALRELEDIADKLEKGQLSLEESIKAYERGMDLKKVCTDRLTEAEAKIEFLAKGQTGEIVKTAVKKKKEDTSSKNEDDLF encoded by the coding sequence ATGTCCGATAAAAAACAAATTACATTTGAAGACGCATTACGCGAATTAGAAGATATCGCCGATAAATTGGAAAAAGGCCAACTCTCCCTGGAAGAATCCATCAAAGCTTACGAAAGAGGAATGGATTTGAAAAAAGTCTGTACCGATAGGCTTACGGAAGCGGAAGCAAAGATTGAATTTTTGGCGAAAGGCCAAACGGGTGAAATCGTAAAGACAGCAGTGAAAAAGAAGAAAGAAGATACATCATCCAAAAACGAAGACGATTTATTTTAG
- a CDS encoding SpoIIE family protein phosphatase, with the protein MANWGPISFDFYSFGSLVGVIFTFYNAQLFLTVKEKSRATYLLGMGTLSLGFFHLAYMINFSFLGPAAAYMRWLVIPSALIGAAYLASFFLSYPEDTYPRFRKYLFISMMAVVAVFTVSFAYISLGAGRTYFFSGHYWDFPLAKFYKLYSLAVLVYFAIFATVGVVQIIKTTKELRFVLAIILFSFLLITIVPGILNAQSRDGAIERGLFQTITDLLLVVGLFIAIVVYINNTKDKTTILSRIIGISLATFLLIIQLVAYVSIQQTEVSFDRIYFQQARSAVIDEDSRKKVSFFFTYDLNSKEGKSLKDPENTTLSPKEYVPEFWNSWLYEEIISISDSESLRDRLDPILAKMPPDSKGYVSEIKSAVDTGGVTTSSGLVSYLNSLKRKILYTRNKWKEIAPNEVKTKGKALFSLKSGPMSSFHSTAVSIIDSPLPEETIWNKVNILLSPMTHTGERNYRGKILFAENAPNFHFFISYFIVDKKENKVYEIGFPYLDYRDFQHQSSLPWMYGVIAIAAIVILGFRLFFLRALIRPIEQIIEGLTEVNSGNLEHRLVIHVEDDIGFMARSFNRMVRSIQAARKKLQQYAEQLESKVQERTKELENTLKEVQALKHQQDGDYFLTSLLLQPFSANHANHDNVQVDFLLEQKKKFTFRQHSKEIGGDLNIANQIFLNSKSYTVFLNADAMGKSMQGAGGALVLGSVFESIITRTQLSNEARRTYPERWIKNTFIELHKVFEGFDGSMLVSLVLGLIDNESGLLYFINAEHPWIVLYRDGIASFMENELMFRKLGTSGVAGDIYIRTFQLEPGDVVIAGSDGRDDLLISHTSEGKRIINEDERLFLKVVERGQGDLEKIYDELQKIGSLTDDLSLLRVSFVEEREKARIEKEKLKEIQSLLGKAKQASDSQDLQEAVAYLEEANSLEANIPEIKKKFIQLYLKLKDYGKAKSLARDYSELKPMDTEIMYVTAFCARKVADLKTAIDFGERVRLRDPQHVKNLINLGQTYLAEKNYIRAEIILTSAVVLDPENPSLARLLDHIRKKQSKIEPVA; encoded by the coding sequence ATGGCAAACTGGGGACCAATTTCGTTCGATTTTTATTCCTTTGGATCACTCGTTGGAGTGATTTTTACCTTTTATAATGCCCAATTATTTCTGACTGTAAAAGAAAAATCCCGAGCTACTTATCTCTTGGGAATGGGAACCTTATCGCTGGGTTTTTTTCACCTGGCGTACATGATCAATTTTTCCTTTCTCGGGCCTGCAGCGGCGTACATGCGCTGGCTTGTGATTCCTTCCGCATTGATTGGAGCCGCTTATCTTGCAAGTTTCTTTCTGTCGTACCCCGAAGATACGTATCCTAGGTTCAGAAAGTATCTGTTTATTTCGATGATGGCAGTGGTTGCGGTTTTTACGGTATCATTCGCCTATATCAGTTTAGGTGCCGGGAGAACTTATTTTTTCTCAGGTCATTATTGGGACTTTCCTTTGGCGAAATTCTACAAACTGTACTCTCTTGCCGTGCTGGTTTATTTCGCGATTTTTGCCACAGTAGGAGTCGTTCAAATCATAAAGACTACAAAGGAATTGAGATTCGTACTTGCCATCATCCTATTTTCCTTTTTACTCATTACGATCGTTCCGGGTATTTTGAATGCCCAATCCAGAGACGGTGCCATCGAGAGAGGTTTGTTCCAAACCATCACCGACTTACTTCTGGTAGTCGGTTTATTTATCGCGATTGTCGTTTATATCAACAATACGAAAGACAAAACAACGATACTTTCCAGAATCATCGGGATTTCTCTCGCTACATTTCTACTTATCATCCAGTTGGTTGCTTATGTTTCCATCCAGCAAACCGAAGTTAGTTTTGACAGGATTTATTTCCAGCAGGCTAGAAGTGCGGTGATTGACGAAGATAGTAGAAAGAAAGTTTCTTTCTTTTTCACCTATGACTTGAATTCGAAGGAAGGTAAATCTTTGAAAGATCCGGAGAATACTACTCTTTCTCCGAAGGAATATGTGCCCGAATTTTGGAACTCCTGGTTGTATGAGGAGATTATCTCCATTTCCGACTCGGAGTCTTTGAGAGACAGATTGGATCCGATTCTTGCTAAGATGCCACCGGATAGCAAAGGTTATGTGTCCGAAATCAAGTCAGCTGTGGATACCGGAGGTGTTACCACTTCCTCCGGACTTGTATCTTATTTGAATTCCTTGAAAAGAAAGATTTTATATACCAGAAACAAATGGAAGGAAATCGCACCGAATGAAGTGAAAACCAAAGGAAAGGCGCTTTTTTCCTTAAAATCAGGACCGATGAGCAGTTTTCATTCCACTGCCGTTTCGATCATCGACTCTCCTTTGCCGGAAGAAACGATTTGGAACAAAGTGAATATTTTGCTTTCTCCCATGACCCACACCGGTGAAAGAAACTACAGAGGAAAGATTCTGTTTGCAGAGAATGCTCCCAACTTCCATTTTTTCATCAGCTATTTTATCGTAGATAAAAAGGAAAACAAAGTATATGAAATCGGTTTTCCTTATTTGGACTATCGTGATTTCCAACATCAATCCTCTCTCCCATGGATGTACGGAGTGATTGCGATTGCAGCGATCGTTATTTTAGGATTCAGGTTGTTCTTTTTACGTGCGCTCATCAGGCCGATCGAGCAGATCATTGAGGGCTTAACGGAAGTTAACTCTGGTAACTTGGAACACAGGCTTGTGATCCATGTGGAAGACGATATCGGATTTATGGCGCGTTCCTTCAATAGGATGGTGCGTTCCATTCAGGCTGCCCGCAAAAAATTACAGCAGTATGCGGAACAGCTGGAATCCAAAGTTCAGGAAAGGACCAAAGAACTGGAAAACACTCTAAAGGAAGTCCAAGCTCTCAAACACCAGCAAGACGGGGATTATTTCCTAACTTCTCTTCTTCTTCAACCTTTTTCCGCCAATCATGCCAATCATGATAATGTACAAGTGGACTTTCTTTTGGAACAAAAGAAAAAATTCACCTTCCGGCAACATTCGAAAGAGATTGGAGGAGATTTGAATATTGCCAATCAAATCTTTCTCAATAGCAAATCTTATACGGTGTTTTTGAATGCGGATGCCATGGGAAAATCCATGCAAGGTGCGGGCGGTGCACTTGTACTTGGTTCGGTGTTTGAATCCATCATCACTAGAACACAACTTTCTAATGAAGCGCGCAGAACTTATCCGGAACGTTGGATCAAAAATACATTTATCGAGCTTCATAAGGTTTTTGAAGGATTTGACGGTTCCATGCTTGTTTCTCTTGTTTTGGGACTGATTGATAATGAGAGTGGTTTGCTGTATTTTATCAATGCGGAACACCCTTGGATCGTTCTCTATCGGGACGGGATTGCGAGTTTTATGGAGAACGAATTGATGTTTCGTAAGTTGGGAACAAGCGGAGTCGCAGGGGATATTTATATCCGCACTTTCCAACTCGAGCCGGGTGACGTAGTGATTGCCGGTTCCGACGGTAGGGATGATCTCTTGATTTCCCATACTTCCGAAGGGAAAAGAATCATCAACGAAGATGAAAGGCTTTTTTTGAAAGTCGTAGAACGAGGGCAAGGTGATTTGGAGAAAATCTACGACGAGTTGCAAAAAATAGGAAGTCTAACGGACGACTTATCTTTGTTACGTGTTTCCTTTGTGGAAGAGAGGGAAAAGGCCCGAATAGAAAAAGAAAAACTGAAGGAAATCCAAAGTCTTCTGGGAAAAGCGAAGCAAGCCTCCGATTCTCAGGATTTGCAGGAAGCGGTTGCTTATCTGGAAGAAGCAAATTCTTTGGAAGCAAATATCCCAGAGATCAAAAAGAAATTCATCCAACTTTATCTGAAATTGAAGGATTACGGTAAGGCTAAGTCTCTTGCGAGAGATTATAGCGAATTAAAACCAATGGATACCGAGATCATGTATGTGACTGCTTTCTGTGCTAGGAAAGTGGCAGACTTGAAAACAGCGATAGATTTCGGAGAAAGGGTTCGACTTCGTGACCCTCAACATGTAAAAAACCTGATCAACTTGGGTCAGACTTACTTAGCTGAGAAAAATTACATCCGTGCAGAGATCATTTTGACCTCAGCAGTGGTTTTGGATCCAGAAAATCCGAGTTTAGCACGGCTTTTGGATCATATTCGTAAAAAACAAAGTAAGATTGAGCCTGTTGCATAA
- a CDS encoding AI-2E family transporter has translation MANWTENKNEIIVYAILSAIFLGTCFTLFFVFKPYLWAGFLAVLFYLTTRKLHLRLRSLLGIKFHSISPYVMVIGMLAGVFVPSYLILSTIIRESLNLVSYVRNQLSEESIVALLLNSPYLTDFFTENEFFWIKLPNIYREYVGQHMDVLNLDSIYSLLKNSSSFLLGSIELPGTIIFNAFFTFILLFFLYKEGHRMEHALFLQLPFPQEIEERLGRRIEDAIRTVMLGNLFISLLQGVLIYILLLFTPVSNKFLLSSIATIFSLIPVIGTSVVWLPVGIYLGLVQNQWTAGILFMIGGATAYLILENLVKPKILDKRLNTHPFLIFLSLIGGLQEFGVAGIIVGPMALTLVTILWDFWKIFRETRFQNTKNA, from the coding sequence ATGGCAAACTGGACAGAAAACAAAAACGAAATCATCGTCTATGCCATCTTAAGCGCTATTTTTCTCGGAACTTGTTTCACTTTATTTTTTGTTTTCAAGCCTTATCTTTGGGCCGGATTTCTTGCGGTGCTTTTTTATCTCACTACCCGCAAACTTCACCTCCGTTTGAGAAGTTTACTAGGAATCAAATTCCATTCCATTTCTCCTTATGTAATGGTAATAGGAATGTTAGCAGGTGTTTTCGTTCCATCCTATCTGATACTTTCGACGATCATTCGGGAATCTCTCAATTTGGTGAGTTATGTAAGAAACCAACTGTCGGAAGAGTCGATCGTCGCTTTATTGTTAAACTCTCCCTATCTGACCGATTTTTTTACGGAAAACGAATTTTTCTGGATCAAGCTCCCCAATATCTATCGTGAATATGTCGGCCAACACATGGATGTATTGAATCTGGATTCCATCTACAGCCTACTCAAAAATTCTTCTTCATTTTTATTGGGCTCGATCGAACTACCGGGAACCATCATCTTCAATGCTTTTTTTACATTCATACTTCTTTTCTTTTTGTACAAAGAAGGACATAGAATGGAACATGCCCTCTTTTTACAGCTTCCCTTTCCCCAAGAAATAGAGGAAAGATTGGGAAGAAGGATAGAAGACGCCATTCGAACCGTAATGCTTGGAAATTTATTCATATCCTTGTTACAGGGAGTACTGATTTACATTTTGCTTTTGTTTACTCCGGTTTCGAACAAGTTTCTGCTCTCGAGCATCGCTACAATTTTTTCACTTATACCCGTGATCGGAACATCGGTAGTCTGGCTGCCTGTAGGTATCTACCTCGGACTCGTACAAAACCAATGGACTGCAGGGATTTTATTTATGATCGGAGGAGCTACAGCCTATTTGATTTTGGAAAACCTGGTCAAACCGAAGATATTGGACAAAAGACTCAATACACATCCTTTTTTGATTTTTTTATCACTTATCGGAGGATTACAAGAGTTCGGTGTTGCGGGTATCATAGTCGGCCCGATGGCACTAACACTTGTTACCATCCTTTGGGATTTCTGGAAAATCTTCAGAGAAACAAGGTTTCAAAATACAAAGAATGCCTGA
- the clpS gene encoding ATP-dependent Clp protease adapter ClpS: MEMATKRSNQSEDDVLLQEKQKIKLKKPNRYKVILINDDFTPQEFVIWVLANVFRKTMEESRHIMWTAHTTGTAVCGVYPLDIARTKVEEVHKLADEAGHPLQCQLAKEEEEG; this comes from the coding sequence ATGGAAATGGCAACTAAAAGATCCAATCAATCGGAAGACGATGTTCTTTTGCAGGAAAAGCAAAAGATAAAATTGAAAAAACCAAATCGCTATAAGGTGATTCTCATCAATGATGATTTCACCCCCCAGGAATTTGTGATCTGGGTTTTGGCGAATGTTTTTCGAAAAACTATGGAAGAATCTCGTCATATCATGTGGACGGCACATACAACCGGAACGGCGGTTTGCGGAGTTTATCCTTTGGATATTGCCCGTACCAAAGTGGAAGAAGTACATAAATTGGCTGATGAAGCGGGACATCCGTTACAATGCCAGCTAGCAAAAGAAGAAGAGGAGGGGTGA
- the xseA gene encoding exodeoxyribonuclease VII large subunit, protein MPEPIPSLSVSDVNRLIKSTLQDTDGLKNIWVKGEISNFSQTASSGHMYFSLKDPASVIKCAFFSFQAKNYKGRPLKNGMEVNLFGSVSVYEPGGYYSISVQKIEELGQGDILLQIERLKASLLEKGIFDPTHKKPLPKYPKRLGIVTSPKGAAVEDIIRIATDLNPSIQILVSPCLVQGDEAASSISGAIRALNDPKWEVDVIIAGRGGGSFEDLMAFNTEEVVMAYYHSKIPIISAVGHEVDRVLTDLAADASAPTPTAAAKLAIPNVSEVLVKMEEVEDRLRFALKNRTNIGREKLIGISNRTFFQNPYVILETRSIAIDEIMNRLSLLGKNFLMQKKTDFAKTEILKIRMEQYTKQKRKELELTQSRVENFSPLGTLKRGYSVLRNHKKEVISSIDQIQTKDKLEIILSKGRLNIEVIDKIKE, encoded by the coding sequence ATGCCTGAACCGATCCCTTCCCTTTCCGTCAGCGACGTCAACCGGCTGATCAAATCCACCTTACAGGATACAGATGGTCTGAAAAACATCTGGGTGAAAGGAGAGATCTCCAATTTTTCGCAAACCGCTTCGTCCGGTCATATGTATTTTTCTCTAAAGGATCCTGCAAGCGTAATCAAATGCGCGTTCTTTTCCTTTCAGGCGAAAAACTATAAAGGGAGACCTCTTAAAAACGGAATGGAAGTCAATTTATTCGGCTCCGTATCCGTTTATGAACCGGGAGGATACTATAGCATTTCCGTTCAAAAGATAGAAGAGCTGGGCCAAGGGGACATTCTATTACAAATAGAAAGACTGAAAGCATCCCTTCTGGAAAAAGGGATCTTTGATCCTACCCACAAAAAACCTTTGCCAAAATATCCTAAACGTTTGGGCATCGTTACCTCACCTAAGGGTGCTGCCGTAGAAGATATCATTCGAATCGCCACCGATTTAAATCCTTCCATTCAGATTTTGGTTTCCCCTTGTCTCGTGCAAGGGGACGAAGCTGCTTCCTCCATCTCTGGAGCCATCCGAGCTTTGAACGATCCCAAATGGGAGGTGGATGTGATCATTGCAGGACGGGGAGGAGGATCTTTCGAAGATCTCATGGCATTTAACACGGAAGAGGTGGTAATGGCATACTATCATTCCAAAATCCCCATCATCTCCGCCGTAGGACATGAAGTAGATAGAGTTCTTACCGATCTTGCCGCAGATGCAAGTGCACCCACTCCCACTGCTGCGGCCAAACTAGCCATCCCCAATGTTTCGGAAGTTTTGGTAAAGATGGAAGAAGTGGAAGACAGATTGCGATTTGCATTAAAAAACAGAACCAATATCGGGCGCGAAAAACTGATAGGAATCAGCAACAGAACCTTTTTTCAAAATCCATACGTAATCCTTGAAACAAGATCGATTGCGATAGATGAAATTATGAATCGTTTGTCCCTACTTGGCAAAAATTTTCTGATGCAAAAGAAAACAGATTTTGCCAAAACTGAAATCTTAAAGATCAGAATGGAACAATACACCAAACAAAAAAGAAAAGAATTGGAACTGACCCAGTCCAGAGTGGAAAATTTTTCCCCTTTGGGGACTTTGAAACGGGGATATTCCGTTTTGCGAAATCACAAAAAAGAAGTAATCTCATCCATAGATCAGATCCAAACAAAGGACAAACTGGAGATCATTCTTTCGAAAGGAAGACTGAATATTGAAGTGATTGATAAAATTAAGGAATAA
- a CDS encoding DedA family protein, producing MLSPRPVEFSLHLQSILEWVMGLPSLALWGFFAFSNFLENIFPPWPGDSFVIFSGFLSAQDHPPLPLWGVITATLAGNWLGAYVMFRFGGKVLQFLKETNIKVLRNLYEEDSLEKTFGWFSKNSIAIIILSRFSAGVRFFVSIVAGITKMNFVRFIFLYTVAIFLWCGILLGGGYKLGQNWNQIIVILNIYNKFITILLVVILTGFGVYHYYHKKKNKVDRE from the coding sequence GTGTTATCTCCAAGACCAGTGGAGTTTTCCTTGCATTTGCAGTCCATTTTGGAATGGGTGATGGGTCTTCCCAGTCTTGCATTGTGGGGATTTTTCGCGTTTTCCAATTTTCTGGAAAATATTTTTCCTCCTTGGCCTGGGGATAGTTTTGTTATTTTTTCCGGATTCTTATCAGCACAAGATCATCCTCCGTTGCCGCTTTGGGGGGTAATCACTGCCACCTTGGCGGGAAATTGGTTGGGTGCCTACGTCATGTTTCGATTTGGCGGAAAAGTTCTTCAGTTCCTCAAAGAAACCAATATCAAGGTTTTACGAAACCTTTATGAAGAGGATTCTCTGGAAAAGACATTCGGCTGGTTTTCCAAAAATTCCATAGCCATCATCATTCTTTCCCGTTTTTCGGCCGGGGTTAGGTTTTTCGTGTCCATTGTGGCAGGAATTACCAAAATGAACTTTGTCCGATTCATTTTCCTATATACGGTCGCGATTTTTTTATGGTGCGGAATTTTGCTCGGTGGAGGTTACAAGCTCGGGCAAAACTGGAACCAAATCATTGTTATATTAAACATATATAACAAATTCATTACTATCCTTTTGGTGGTTATCCTGACTGGTTTCGGAGTTTATCATTATTATCATAAAAAAAAGAACAAAGTTGACAGAGAATGA
- a CDS encoding sodium:solute symporter family protein, whose translation MNWQAFFILCYLLITIAIGFIAARRVGNAKDFILAGRSLPLPISTAALFATWFGSETILGSSVEFAKGGFLYVIQDPFGGALCLFLLGLVFAKYLYRMQILTFGDFYREKYGRSMEFIGGICLILSYFGWVAAQFVALGIMMQVIFGIPQLIGIIIGAVLVVFYTYLGGMWSVSLTDFFQSISIIIGLVFVLYEMNQIHPILITLKETPDGFLNFFPKPNYHSWVVYFSAWMVVGFGSLPQQDIFQRVMSAKSEKVAVRASFLSSFIYLSFAMIPLFLGLQAARLLTGFDLEGENSQLLIPTLVSKFASPFAQILFFSALISAILSTASGAILAPASILSENILKYTLKDRNDKNILWLSRISVIIISVISFILAVGKPSIYALVEDSGGISLVTLFIPMIFGLFTKTTSQKAALFSLFAGLGTWIALEWLHDEMTSHFYGTIVSLVAILLGRLVFPKKTEPSPLAS comes from the coding sequence TTGAACTGGCAGGCATTCTTTATATTATGTTATCTTCTGATAACAATAGCAATCGGATTCATTGCAGCAAGAAGAGTAGGAAACGCAAAAGATTTTATTTTAGCAGGAAGAAGCCTCCCTCTCCCCATCTCCACCGCCGCACTTTTTGCCACCTGGTTCGGAAGTGAAACCATACTCGGTTCTTCCGTCGAATTCGCCAAAGGCGGTTTCTTATATGTCATCCAAGATCCGTTTGGCGGTGCCCTCTGTTTATTTTTATTGGGTCTTGTATTTGCCAAGTATTTGTACAGAATGCAGATACTTACCTTCGGCGATTTTTATCGTGAAAAATACGGAAGATCTATGGAGTTCATCGGTGGGATCTGTTTGATTCTTTCCTATTTCGGCTGGGTGGCAGCACAATTCGTCGCTCTCGGAATTATGATGCAGGTGATTTTCGGTATCCCCCAATTGATAGGAATCATAATCGGAGCCGTGCTTGTGGTATTTTATACTTATCTGGGTGGGATGTGGTCCGTATCTTTGACGGATTTTTTTCAATCCATCTCCATCATCATCGGACTCGTTTTTGTTTTGTATGAGATGAATCAAATCCATCCCATCCTAATTACCCTGAAGGAAACTCCGGATGGTTTTTTAAATTTTTTTCCTAAACCTAACTATCATTCCTGGGTGGTCTATTTTTCGGCATGGATGGTGGTGGGTTTCGGAAGTTTACCGCAGCAGGACATTTTCCAAAGAGTGATGTCTGCCAAATCCGAAAAAGTGGCCGTCCGGGCATCTTTCCTTTCTTCTTTTATATATCTCTCATTTGCAATGATTCCTTTGTTCTTAGGATTGCAAGCGGCAAGGTTACTCACAGGTTTTGATTTGGAAGGGGAAAATTCCCAATTACTCATTCCTACGCTTGTTTCCAAATTCGCCTCACCCTTCGCTCAGATTTTATTTTTCTCCGCACTCATCTCAGCGATTCTTTCCACAGCCTCAGGTGCGATCCTTGCTCCTGCCTCCATACTATCTGAGAATATTCTAAAATACACATTAAAAGACAGAAACGATAAAAACATCCTATGGCTTTCCAGAATCTCGGTGATCATCATTTCCGTTATTTCTTTCATTCTTGCAGTGGGAAAACCTTCCATCTACGCGCTTGTGGAAGATTCGGGAGGAATATCTCTTGTTACACTTTTTATTCCCATGATATTCGGGCTTTTTACAAAAACAACTTCGCAAAAAGCGGCACTCTTTTCCTTATTTGCAGGACTAGGTACATGGATCGCACTGGAATGGCTCCATGACGAGATGACCAGTCACTTTTATGGAACCATTGTTAGTTTGGTTGCGATTTTACTGGGAAGACTTGTCTTTCCTAAGAAGACAGAGCCAAGTCCACTAGCCAGTTAA